The Cyanobacteria bacterium GSL.Bin1 nucleotide sequence CTGGTGAGAGCGGAATTTGAGCTAATTGAGCCAAATGATGCACAATTTCCAGATAGCGCTCTTGATTAGGCGGTTCAAAGGTAAGGGTTAAACCGAAGCGATCGCTGAACGATAATTTCTCCTGTACGGTATCCCAAGCATGAACTTCGTCTTGATCACTAGGACGCGGACGATCCTCGAAAAACTCTCGAATCAAATGACGGCGGTTGGACGTGGCATAAACAACCACATTGCGCGATCGCGCGGTAATATTTCCTTCTAAAACCACTTTTAACGCTTTAAACGAGTCGTCATCTTCTTCAAAAGACAAATCATCGACAAAAATAATAAACTTCTGGGGTAAGTCCCGTAATTGCTCTAAAATTAACGGGAGATTGCGCAACTCTGCCTTTGGCACTTCCACTAATCGCAAGCCATCACTGCCATATTCATTGAGTAACCCCTTCACCAAAGAAGATTTTCCTGAGCCACGGCTACCATAAAGAAGAACGTTTAGAGCAGAATAGCCCTTTAAAAGGAACTGGGTATTTTGCACCAGCTTTTCTTTCTGCCAGTCATATCCCACAATTTCTGTGATTGGAACAGGATCGGGATGAGCAATCCCCACTAATTGTCCGGCTTGCCAAGTAAACGCTCGATATTGGGCAAAAATCCCACAACCATAAGTTTGATAATGCTTTGCCAGTTCTGGTAATACAGATCGCCAATCATCATGGTGATGGAGAAAATGATCGGTTGCAATGGGGTGTTCCCAAGCAATGAGCGGATGATTCAACTGACAACCGGCTTGGACCCACCGACTCAGGGTCGCACTCCCACATCGATAAAGTTCTTGTAACGCCCTCAGGTCCACTTGCGCTGCTTTAACCAACGCTGGCGGTAATGCTTCGAGAGAGTTAGCTTGCACTTGTTGCGAAAACGGATTGTTATCATAAAGAATCCGATGGACCAGGTAATCTTCCCAGCTTTGCTGGCTGGCGGCGAGAGATTTAAACCAGGTGCCGTAGGCTTGGAGACAAAGGGCGCGATCGCGCTGTTCTTTTAATCTCTGTAATAATTCAAGGAAGGCTTGTCCCACCTCATCTGCTAATACCGACTGATATAGCAATAAAGATGCAGCTTGTTGGAGCAAAAAACTAGCAGAGGGACGGGAGGAAGAGGAAGACATAGTTACACTCAAAGGGATATCAGTCAGCTCTCAGCAACGACTCATTTCGATCGTTTCTAATAGAACTGACCTGATCAATCATAACGGAGAAAAAAGCAATGGCAGTTGATTACGATATCGTTATTATTGGTGGGGGGTCTGGTGGTTTAGTGGTTGCCAGTGCTGCTGCCCAACTCAACGCGAAAGTTGCCCTTATTGAAAAAGATCGCCTTGGTGGCGACTGTCTTTGGTTCGGGTGCGTTCCCAGTAAATCCCTGCTTCAGGCATCCCGTGTCGCTCATACGGTCAAAACTAGTGCTCGCTTTGGCGTTGATACCACGCCCCCTGACATCGAATTTTCCGAAGCAATGGGTCATGTGCAACAGGTCATTCGTACGATTCAACCCCATGATTCACCAGAACGGTTTGAAGGGTTAGGGGTTGAGGTTATTTTCGGGGAAGGTCAATTCAAAGATCAAAAAACCTTCACGGTTAATGGGCGGGACTTAAGCGCCCGTGCCTTTGTTATTTCTACGGGGTCTCGTCCCAAAATCCCCCCAGTAGAAGGTATTGCAGAAGCTGGTTTTATCACCAACGAACAAGTCTTCTCTTTAAAAGAATGTCCTGAATCTTTAGCAGTGATTGGTGGTGGTCCCATTGGCTGTGAATTGGGGCAAGCCTTGCATCGGCTAGGGTCACAAGTGACAATTATCTCCAGCCGTGACCATATTCTTCCAAAAGAGGACCCAGAAGCGGCGTTAGTAGTTGAAGAACAAATGAAAGCCGATGGCGTGAGGATTTTGAATAATACGCGGGCACAAAAGGTAGAAATGATTGATGGGAAAAAACATCTTTGGGTGGGAAAAGAAAAAATTGTTGTGGATGAAATCTTAGTATCTTCGGGACGAATTCCTAATGTTGAGCGTTTGAATTTAGAAGCAGCTAGAGTTGAATATAGCGAAAAAGGACTGATTGTCAACGAAAAACTGCAAACTTCTAAGAGTAATCCAAGAAAATGATCATCCAGTAGCTATAGGCTGCTTAGGGAAATTTCAAGACATTATGGATGGTTTATTTGTTGCAGCACTCTAACAAACGCATTTATGGTTGTGGTGATGTCATTGGCGATTATCAATTTACCCATGTGGCAGGGTATGAAGCTGCTGTTGTCATCCAAAATGCCCTATTTTTTCCCTCTGCGAAAGCCGACTACCGCGTCATTCCTTGGGCAACGTTTACTGAACCTGAACTCGCTCATGTGGGGTTAACAGAAGCGCAAGCCCGACAGCGTTATGGGAACAAAATCGAAGTTTTAAAGCAAGACTTTGCAGAAGTAGATCGCGCGCAAGCTGAAGGGGCAA carries:
- a CDS encoding DUF815 domain-containing protein — translated: MSSSSSRPSASFLLQQAASLLLYQSVLADEVGQAFLELLQRLKEQRDRALCLQAYGTWFKSLAASQQSWEDYLVHRILYDNNPFSQQVQANSLEALPPALVKAAQVDLRALQELYRCGSATLSRWVQAGCQLNHPLIAWEHPIATDHFLHHHDDWRSVLPELAKHYQTYGCGIFAQYRAFTWQAGQLVGIAHPDPVPITEIVGYDWQKEKLVQNTQFLLKGYSALNVLLYGSRGSGKSSLVKGLLNEYGSDGLRLVEVPKAELRNLPLILEQLRDLPQKFIIFVDDLSFEEDDDSFKALKVVLEGNITARSRNVVVYATSNRRHLIREFFEDRPRPSDQDEVHAWDTVQEKLSFSDRFGLTLTFEPPNQERYLEIVHHLAQLAQIPLSPDDLEFRAKQWATRHNGRSGRSARQFIDFLQGELGG